The DNA window GAGGGAGTGGAGAGGAGTGAGTTGGAGAAGAGCTTTGCTGAAGCTGTGAACTATGTGGAGTGTGGAGGGAAGGGGAGAGAGGATGATCATTTGGCGAGACTGGGGAGTGATGTTCGGATGCAGCTCTATGGGCTGCACAAGGTCGCTCTCGAGGGGCCTTGCCTCGAACCTCAGCCTATGGCGCTCATGGTCTCTGCTCGTACAAAATGGTACTTGATATTTACATGgatcttattttaaaaaattacgtaTTTTGTATGACTGTATCCATGTTCTTGAGCATTTCTTGTTTTCCTTGTGTATAACTCTCGCAATGCTAAGGACCCTTTAAGTAATGATCTATATTTGGAACCATGCTATAAGTTTTTAGGGCATTGATAAATACTGTAGGGCATAGCTATCTCGTGTTCTCCTTGTTGTCGTGAACGATTATTGAGCGCTATATAGTACTCTTTCATTTCATGGAACTGTGATTTTTTGGAGTTTGACATAGTAAGTTGGCCTTTAAGTACTTACAATTGCTCGTGAACTCGCTAGTATCTTGTTGTCATGAATGATCGTTGAGCATTTGATCGGTCATGGGATTCTGATTTCTAAGGATTTAGTATCACCTCGATTACTTTGATACAGTAAGTAACTGAGAGCAGTGGAGATTTGTTCTTTTCCCAGTCGGATAGTATAGCAAGAACCATAGGCCAATCCTGAAAATAGCTGTGAGGGTGTAGTTTGATTGCTAGTTATACAACAGGTGCTATGTGTGAGTGATGAGCGGGCACTGATTCCGTTGTGCAAGGAATGCGTGGCAAAGAGTGGGAAGCATGAGCTGGGAGCTGGCTATGGAGCAGTATATTCAAGTCTTGTCGGAAAACATACCTTTATGGATGCACGACCACGGGTGTTCCACTGTAAGACACTCCCCTTTTTCGGATATATAAAGCATTGCTCGAACCCAATCGACACCAACTTTTCCCTGTACAATTAAACTCTTGTTTAGGATGTTGGCATACAGAGAAACAAAGAAATATCCGTTGCTGAGCAGATCAGGTTGGGATCAGAAACGAGCACAACTCATACCGGTGATTCTAGCACTAGCCAGAGCTCTACGGATAATGTAACTACAGCTTACACTGTAACGACGTTCTTCTGTCTTTCGTGAAGCTCCAAATGTTATGCTTTTCAAGTTCATATCTGAGAGAAGAGAACCATATTGCTACTTTTGAGTTCCTCTTGACCTTATTTATAAAACACAGAAGCATTCTATTTTGCTGAGGGATTAGCAAAGACAGTCATCCTGCTTTCTTGCTATACATAAATTTGATGACATTATGTAATTCACTTTCTTGACTTCATATATAATGTACAATAAACATGCTACTAGTGAAATCTTCCTGTGTTTCTGATATATCTTGAAGCATAACAGTGATGCATATCTTTCATGTATGGTGAGAGTGAATTGCTTGATTAGTATTTATCAAATAGTAACTTATTTTAGaattctagttttttttattgtatccCTTAAATTGAATGATTTCTATGGTATCAATAAACAGGGTGAAGGACTCGAGATTTAGTGGTGGAGCCAAGTTATATATGAGGGTTTGTGGTGTATGTGTGAATGATCAACACTCTTCATTCatatttatacttttatttcatGTCTATCCATGGATGATTGATAGTATCCTAATATTGTTATATTTTCTTCCATGTAAACACTATCTATTATCGTTTTGTGTACAAAATAATTGATATCCCAACTCCCCATTGAAATGAGTAGGGGTGATAATTATCatttaaattacaaatttagGTCCAAATTGCAATCTTAACCTACATGCGACCTTGTAAATTTCTTCTCGTCGTCCTAAATAGAAaggaaacaaaacaaagaattTGCTCAGGATCTTCAACACAGATCTCATTGATAATCATAATTAGAGACCACGTTTAAGCCATAAGCTCAAATCATATTGAATTTCAAAGCCTCATTATTTGAAATTCATTTTCCCACATCACATAAACATAACAATATAGAGATTATAAGACAAAGAAATCATTATATATCTACAACTACAAGATGATGAACAGAAACACAATTCTTGATATTAAATTAAGCCACTTACAACAGCACATTCCGCTGAAAAACAAAACGAGCCCACAACTGAACTCTTgagaaattgagagagagagtgacaAAAACACTCATTTATGACTCTATATACAGATTCATAGCATAAACTGTAAAATTCCACTTCTGAATTTGAGGACGGCCCTTCATTGCTACTTCAATTCTTCAGTCTGTAGTCTAGTCTGTACCAAGGAAAACTATCCTTAAAGCTTCTGCGAAAAGAAGAAACAGCTACCTGATCAGACTCGGGTGCACGGCAACCTTGGCCCTGCATGCGGTTGCTGCTGCAGCGTTCTTTGCCCTCCCTTGTTGAGGGAGCTCACACGATTCCCCAATGGACGCGAGCTTAAGCTCAGCAGGTGGAATGAAGCAGTCACCAGAGAGGCCAGGTACGTTAAACGCTACTTCCTCAATCGTCCACACCTCTTCCATTCTAGTCTTAGTGTGGCTCATTGCGGTTTCACCAAACCTAAAGAGGGTCACCACGGACCGGCCAGAGTGGGCTACCATCACGCCCTCTACAGGCCGATAGTCATCAAGAACTGAATTTATGGTAGTCTCCCAGTACACAGCATCGCCCCCGTTGGTCTGTATCCGGGTCAAGTGAGAGTCCTCCAGATGCACGAGGAGTCCCGTTTTCTGGCTGAAGTAGCCGAACAGCACGTGCCTTATGATCTCCGCAGGCCCTTCGCTCCTAGCTTTCAGCGTGTGAGGATCAGCACAGAGCTTGAGAATGaagcaatcctccccgttgatCTTCTTCTCCCCTGTGCACCTGGCGTTCACAAACATGTTGGCCGTCGTACTCGGATCAAGGCCCTGCAAGTCAAAACCAAACAAACATGAATTAATGAGCAATAAAGAGATGCTGCATTGCATCCAAAGTAAAAATCCAGCAATCTATCAACCTGTAGGGCACGGCGAAGAGGCCGGACAGGCCCTTTGGCTAAATGTGCACCAAGCCACGGAGTATGCCGCCAGACAAGCTTGCCGTTGCAACCAGCGTGAATCTTGCTGCCACCAAGAGCGAGCTCTACATACCACATATCGGGATTCATTTGCCAGAGGACAAAACCACCTGACTCCACTGCTTTGGAGGAATTCCGAGTCTTGATCACCTTGCTTGCGGTCTCGATATCGGATGCCAGCATCTTCACCTTTCCCATTGCGTAGGCATTCCGTATACAGTTTTGAACCTTATGGCCCCCAGATGCTGCCAGATATTGCTGCAGAATGTACTGAGCTGAGGAACTTTCCTGCATCCaaaaattttcattttgtattttaatcaagtagaaaaataaagaaatcaaCAAGAAAGGACCACCATGTGCAACATGATTTTCTTCTTCATAATTTTCAAGAATTTATGAACACAGTGACTGTCTACCAACCAAAAAGATATGGTCAACAGTTCCAATCCGCAAATGACTCTATATTTTAAACAGATTTTATGTCTCTATTCAACAATgtcatttcaataattaataaCCAAGAACCCAAAATatctatataaaaataaaaataaatataaatatactatagtactgtATCATAAACAAATTTACAGTGTCCTGAAAATCAATCAAGTGCCATCCACGAAATATTAGCTTAAATCAGAAAAAATACACagagatatagaaagaaaacaattactactagtataaaaaaaatgagtgtATAAACAGAGGAAAGGAAAATCGCAATCAAGTATTTCAGCATGAACAAAACTGCTcaaaaaaagggaaaagggtttttatctattttatctTTTTCCTCCACAAAGCAACGACATAGtcaatttccacacaaaatgCCGAGTAAAAATTGACACACCGAAATGCAGGAAAAGAAAACCCtgaaaacaacaacaaaaaatgttcaattttaaaaaacaaacaaaagtaAGGAGTGGGAGAGGAAACTAACAATAGGAGTATCTTTAATACAGAGGTGCGGCAGAGGTTCGTTGTTGCTAACGTGCACCGGCGCCAGCGGGGCGCCAAGCACACCGAGGAGCAGGCGCAGATCGGACTTCGAGCAGCCCGAGCCGGAACTGGAAAGCGTCGGAGCCCTACAGAGCCAATTCGCCCAGCTATCAGCCCTCGGATCACCCGAATCCGGCTCACTCGGATCCGGACC is part of the Salvia splendens isolate huo1 chromosome 6, SspV2, whole genome shotgun sequence genome and encodes:
- the LOC121808648 gene encoding uncharacterized protein LOC121808648, which codes for MERKQGFFAALKEEMARGLSPSRSRRGRSQSPSRSGLMRRRRGSSVAPPEMYVPRSSSVRPGAEALSPLREGPDPSEPDSGDPRADSWANWLCRAPTLSSSGSGCSKSDLRLLLGVLGAPLAPVHVSNNEPLPHLCIKDTPIESSSAQYILQQYLAASGGHKVQNCIRNAYAMGKVKMLASDIETASKVIKTRNSSKAVESGGFVLWQMNPDMWYVELALGGSKIHAGCNGKLVWRHTPWLGAHLAKGPVRPLRRALQGLDPSTTANMFVNARCTGEKKINGEDCFILKLCADPHTLKARSEGPAEIIRHVLFGYFSQKTGLLVHLEDSHLTRIQTNGGDAVYWETTINSVLDDYRPVEGVMVAHSGRSVVTLFRFGETAMSHTKTRMEEVWTIEEVAFNVPGLSGDCFIPPAELKLASIGESCELPQQGRAKNAAAATACRAKVAVHPSLIR